aatcacctagcctgcacatctttggactatgggaggaaactggagcacccggaggaaacccacgcagacacggggagaatgtgcaaactccacacagacagttacccgaagctggaatcgaccccgggtccctggcgtcgtgaagccgcagtgctaaccactgagccaccgtgctgcccctaatcTCCACCCATTACGCTTCTACTTCCCTACTTCCTGAGGCTGTGATGGTCCTTGCATAATCCTCTACTGTGAGGGCCATTCCTCCTCCTATTCCATTCTTTTTGTCTTTCCGCAATGTTATGTATGCTGAAATACTCATTACCAATTTTGGTACTGTTCCCCAAAGGGTAGAGAGCTGAAATCATACTCAAAGACAAAAGAGATGGAGTAAAATGGAGGCTGAAACAAAGACGGGAGTAATAAAATCTGTTTGGCAATAAAGAGATAATAACAATATTTGAGGTTTGTATGGAAAGAAAATAATCACAAAATAAGACACAAATagtggaaaataaacaaaaaacaatGATAAACATTAAATGAAGTCAAGACATGGACAAGAAGAGAGGAGTTTCTTTTGATTGTGAGGTGATTACCCAACAATATTTTCAGAATTTCAATGCTGAAATTCTAACAGCTCATACCATACTGTCACAAGTATAAATCTGTAATGAAAAGATTAATTTATTATGTTGTGATAGGCAGAGTGTGAATAGTTTTGTACGATTGTATGCATAATATTTTGGTAAATCCAGATTTCTCAAAATCCGTACTTTTTTTGAAGCATATTACTCTATATCTATTCTGTAAAAGTTTAGAGAAATGATAAACATCGCCTAGATCAGAGAATTAAATGCAAAATTcacaaattaaacattttataGCTTTTTTCCTCTTTTATCCAATCCGCATTTcataagcaaaaacagaaaactgCCAGAaaaaaactcagccagtctggcagcatctgtggagagaaagcagagttaatgttttgggtccagtgaccttccttcaTAATATTTGTTCTTCAGTGTTCATGTTCGGTGAAATGCACTAAAATTCAGAGAAGAGTTGTCACTGAGCCGAAACGTTCACTCTGCTTttccacaccctccctcccccctacagatattgtcagacctactgagatttccagcaatttctatttttgtttctgacttctagcatcaacagttttgttttgtttcctgtaTTTCATAAGATCTGATTGTTGATTtaattgatatatattgtgacgTAACCTTCAGCTAATCAATAGAGGCCAAGTCCTTCCAGTTGAGTTTATGAGCTTGAGCAGAACATTTTGTCTAAGCAGTTGTACATCACatcacaccttaaaactatgaaccaGAAAACTCTCAAAGCCAAATTAAATGGCACAATGCATGCAACAATTAAAGTTATTTTCTGAAGATCTATCATGTGTGAAGATAATATTGAACAGTTTaggaattgtttcagagatattaggaactgcagacgctggagaatctgagataacaaggtgtagagctggatgaacacagcaggccaagcagcatcagaggagcaggaaagctgacgttttgcgcccagacccttctttagaaaaataacatttccgaagaaaggtctaggcctgaagcttcagctttcctgatgcttggcctgctgtgttcatccagctctacaccttgttatctcagtttgagAACTCGTTTGGCTTTGACATTACAAATGTTTCCAGAAAAgtaatttctttaaaattaaaaaaaaacagtgaaatCTCCAAATGCTGTAGAAGTTGTTGCACCATCCATACCACAGGATGTAGTTATTGGGTAATTTACTTACTGTCATTCTCTCCTTGGGTTGCTTAGCAACAGAGAATTTCTGGTCTATAACATAGGCACCTTCAACACTTCCAGAAGCTGGGTAAGAAGAATATTAATATTAGTATATAACATTGTACTTTTTTGTGACAATCAGATAGAAATCAAGATGCAAATGAAAGCAGAAGACTTAAAATTAGTGTTGTCATAAGGGATGGGAAGCAACTAATGAAATATAAATTACCTAAACTGACAAATAAAGTTCAGCGAGGAAAGAATCtttgtgggattttttttttaaataaattatttcttaAAAATATACAAATGAAAAACATAAACTACAAGTCAAGCAAGTTACACCTGAATACCTCCAAACACAAGAGAAATTAATATGAATGGATATCATGATGCAGGCTGCAACACTTTCCCACCAGCACACAGCAATTTACGCAAACTTTCACAATAAGAATTATGCCACCACTTCAAGGTTAAGACCATGGTACTTGCAAGCTTGTGCGTGACAAGCATGTGTGATCATGACTGCtgtagaaaagaaaaaaaatgaaagcacTGAATACAGATAAACTTGCAACAGCTCAGTGGCTGAAAAAAAGAGGAGCACAGGACACAAGCCAGTCTAGCAATGAAGTCCATGTTTGCCAGCCACATTGCAGggttcacacagtcacctgtcTGCTTCCGCTTAGTACAAGGTACGTGAGTTGGTCTATGATATCTTACAGCtggttttaaaatgattttcCTGGAAGGAGAGCGGGtctgaatttctgattttttagTAAGTTCAGACTTCTTATAGGCTGTTAGaggaaaaacaaaagcaaatattATGAGGACAGGAACAATGTGGTAGGTCAGGTGGAATGATCAATATCCACTTTTAATTTAAGAAATTAATCAGGAAGAATTTAAGAAATTAGATATTACGACTTCTTGTTACTGTTTATTGTTATCTAAAATTTCTACAGTCAAATTTTTCAGCAAATGTATCATTATTACATGGGCACAATACAACCACCTCACGTCACAAAAATGCAACAAGAAAACATAAAATGCTTGATTCGTATGAACCTTTTCTCCTTTTCTTGTCTTCTTTGGAGACCGTACTGATAtcttttttaattatttttctctcaggCGTGGAAACTCTGTTTTTCCCAGTTTTTAACACCTTGCCTTTCCTATGTTTGTCTGAAGACAGGCTGATGAATTCCTTCTCTGCCTTTTCCTGTTTAGTAACAGCAGCTGGTTGTGTTAGAATGATACTTTCTTCATCTGCAGAATTAAAGTGCAAGAAATCACTAATAGCAACAGGGCTCAAACACAGGAAAAAGAAAATTCaagctcctttttaaaaaaaataagtaaCATTAAATAATATAATATAATGTAGTGTAACActtatttattttacttttaagAGATTTTATAATTTAGTCATAGGTGATAGCTATTAAGGCTTTATAGGCACCTTGAGTATCCATCCAGAGGCTGTCTGTATCCATTACAGATTCATCAATGCTCTCGTCCTCTCTCAGGTCTGTAGGGATTTCAATTTTTTCTGGGATCAGTGCAATTTGGACAGCTTTTGCAGGTGACTCATAAATCTGTCCTTCTGTTGACCGGGTTTGTTCACTAGGGGTAAAAACATCCTCAACATCACCATCATCGGGCATGGCAAACCTCACATTATGACCTACATCCTTTCCTCCTTCTAGAGTGGTCTGAACAACTGTAATAATGTCATCTTCTACTGTAATGACAGATTCCACAATTCCCCTATCCTCTTCAGTTTCTTCTACGGGGATGTTTTCGGATGCTTCATAGTCACCGGGGTCTTCGTGTAGAACAATTTCTGGCACAGGAACGTCAAATAACAAATTGGACTTAACTTCCTCTTTCATGGCTTTCTGGGCTTCAGCTGGTTCTTGCACTGGAACTGCTTCATGGACTTGTTGACCACTGGATTCTGCTTTAGAAACTTCACTTGGTGCAGGTCTAGTTTTGCTTTCTATGGTTTCCTCAGTTGGGGCTATTACACACTCAGTAACAATGTTGGATAAACCAGGCAACACAACATCTTTCACTCCCTTCTCAGTTTGGATAATTCCTTGCACAGGAGGGGATTTTTCAATTACTTTGCCATCATAATGCATAATTTCTATATCACCACTTGGTTCAATATTGTTACTGGGAAGACCGGGCTTGGTTTCGATCTCCCTAATATTATTAGGTTGAATTGTTTCTGGAGCAGGGCCAACCTTCTCAGTTACCTGATCAATTTGCTCCATTTCAAAACCTACTTTAGGTACTGTATCCTCACTAGACAAAGTAGGCTCAGTGGAAACTATCGCAGTTTCTGAAAGTGGAGTGATTTCTTGTATAGGAGCAGTTTTCTCAGATATATTTTGACCAGCAGCCTCCAGTTTTACACCAGCTTCCAAAATGTCAGTCTTAGTGAGTGGACTAGATTTGGATTCCACAGTCTCTTGAAGTTGAGGAGGTTCTTGAGTAGATGCAGTTTTCTCAGGCCCTTTCTGAGAAACAGATTCTGCCACAATCTCCTCAGAGGGCAATTTGGGCCTGGATTCATCTTCTGGGATCTTCTTAGGATGAACTGAGTCTTGAATAGGAGTAGTTTGCTGGAAAATTGTGTGATCTATGCTGTCTACTTCTATATCCACATCGAGCACATTATCCTGCCTGGGCAAAGTAGGCCTTGGCTTATCTTCCAAGGCTTTCTTGGGTCGAGCTTGTTCTTGAACCGAGACACTTTTCTCAGACCGTTGGTGATCGGTAGTTTTAAGTTTAAAACTCCCTTGTGGCACAGTAAAGTCACTGGGCAAAATATGCCTTGGTTCATCTTCCATGGTTAATTGAAGATGTTCCTGAGGAGAAGCTTTCTCAGACGGTTTGTTTTCAATAAATCTGGTTTTCAAAGAGGTCTCCAATACTGCAACATTGCTAGGTAGATCAGACAAATCGCTAGATTTACTGGCATTTTCGGTTTTATCTGGAAGCTCAATGGGAGAAATGTCTTTTGGAACTTGCTGAGCGTCAATGGTAATGGATATATTTTGAGTGCAAGATTCTCTCTGGGCAGGGTCATCAGGTAAATGATCTAGTTCAGATACTAACTTGGTAACTTGGTTTGAGACACTTAACGAAATCGTTTCATCCATCTTGAGTTCGGACTGTGCTTCCAAAATGGTAGCAATTTTTAATTCCCTGTCTTCTGATAAGGTACTGATTCTAAAATGGGAATCTTCTTTCTGCTTATTTGCATCTATTTGCCTTCTAATACTTTCCTCATCTATAGTCTGAGAAGCTGCACGGATTTGATGAAGGAAAATGCTGCCGTCCTCCAGTGGACTTTTAACTTCCTCAGGAGTTGGTAAGGGAGCAGAATATTCAAAAACACAGTAGCCCATTTCCTCTGCTTGATTAACATTTTTAATAATTGATTTGATGCTTTCAGTTAaagcctctgagccagaagctacATTTTCGGTGGTAGATTCACAGGGCATGGATGCTCTTCGAACTATTTCGATTTCTGTACCTTCTGAGCTCAGTCTCGTCCTAGTAACTCCTAAATCCAACATTTCAGGCAGGTCAGGAACCACAACAGTGTCATTTTTGTAATCATCTTTCAAAGTACAGGGGTATGCATATTGAGAGTCTAATTGCAGGCTTTCTGTGGCTGATTTCTCTTTTGCAACAGAGACAGTTTTATCCTTTTCCACTTCGACAGGAAAATAAATTTGCTTCTCCTCAGCGGGTGTTGTTACTGGAAAGAATTCTGCTGACTCCTCTAAACTCATCCCTCTGGTACAGGCTAGAATATCAGAAGCCAAAGGAGACAGAGATTCTGGGGGACCTTGGCTCTCTGTTTCCACCTCCAGTGCTACTGAATCCAAAGATGCTTCAGGTAAATTCAACACCAGCTTTTGTAGCTCTTTATCAATATTTGCATCAGCACTAGAATAGGTTTGTTGAGATATTGCTGCGGGGCGCTCCTCTTTGGCCAAATGGCTCAGTTGAATAGGTAAATGAGTTTCATTTTCCACAGCGGATTTAACTTCAACGGGCAACACTTTAGCCTGTACATCAACAGGTGGCGCATTAGCGTGTACATCAACAGGCACGGATGTCTGCGCAAGTGTGCTATAATGAATTCCTTCAGCTGATACATCATTTTCAACTTTGTGGGCATCCACTTCCGATTTCTCATGTGGGCCCTTCGAGAATTGTGGCACCGTATGAAGAAGTCTTGAACTGTTTTCATCTGAAATGGTCATTTCATAATAACCATCTTCAGGTGGTTTGGTACTATTTTCCCCATCATCTTTCAGAACAAATGTTTCAAAATATCTTGACATTTCTGGTTGATCCTCCTCCATCTTGACTTTTGAGCCCACATTAAAGGAGTCATATTTTTTATTTTGCACCGTTAGACTAGTGAAGCTTTGGGCGTTTTTATCAGGATAAACATTTGAATCCGATAATAGGTTCACGTTTTGTGGTTCCGCTTCTTTCTCTTGTTGAATGCTTTTTTCTTCCGTTTTCATAGGTGTATCACCAACTTTTTTGATATTTGAATCCATACTACAAGGCTCTTGTTTTATCCTCTCAAGCATAGAGTCTTGACTTAAAAGGGAATCGCTTGTAATGGGATGCATGCCACATTGTACATTTAGGTTAGATTCCTCCACATACAACTGGGCAGTCACAGCATCAGGCAACTGATGAACCTCTGCTACCTCAAGGTTGGTTTCAATTTCTTTAAATAGAAGATTACTTGGTTGTTGTTCAGACACATGTTTAGAGTATTCAGTTTGTAATAACTTTGTCATACCGTACATTGTCTCTACTGCTGGTTTTCCATTCACATGTTCTAAATGATGTTCTGCAGTATCTGTAGAGGTGTATTCAACACATTCTGATCTGTCCTCTGGCATTGAAAATACATCTGCTATATTTTCAACCAGCTTTATTGTATCTGGCGTATCTTTTCTTTTATCACTAGAACCTTCGAAAGCTATAGGTTTGTCTTCAATTGCACTGTGTGCAATTACAGGTAACTTGTCTATATGCAATTCCTCAAGTACTTGTTGCTTTTCCTggagcacgttttgcactttgCTTTCAGGGGCTGAAGTGCTGGTTGCAGCCAAGTCTATTTTTGCCTCTAGAGGAGGTAACACATAATTATCGTCTGCCACTGTTACTCCAGTAATCGATTGCTCTTTTTGTGAAGCACCTTCACTGTCCTTCAGTGAATCTTTTGCAGAAGGTATTTCAATATTTGGGGAAATAGCCTTTTGTTTACAGATATCTGTATCTGAAATCCCTGTACTGAGCTGTTTTGATGCATCTGGAGTTTCAGAACTATCAAGAGATTTTTTACTTTGAACTGAAACAGATTTGCCAGGCAGTGCTTCTGCCACAGTGTTTTGTGGTTTCATGATTTCGTCTGTTTTCTTGGCAGAACCTGACTGCATATGGATGGCTTTATTCTCTGCTGCCACAATGGAGATGCATTCATCTTCACAAAGACTGGACTGCAGTGAATTTGCATGGTGGCTAGTTGCGGTTTCAACACTAGAAGCCGCTAATTCTTCTCGACGTGGCTCAGTCTTGAATGAAACAGGAACAGGCTCTGTCTGCAAAACAGCTGAAATTAAAGCCTGCTTCTCGGAATCAGCTTCCTCTGTTGTTTGGATGATGTCATCATTATATTTTTCCAGCGTCGAAAAAGGTGGCAGGTCAGGTTTCTGCTGTTCAGGAATATTCTTTTCTTTGAACTCTGCCACTGACACTTCTTGCAACGACAATCTTTCTCCACAAGTAACAGAGGATTCTCCACTTGTTGACAGCTTGTCCATCTTCGTGGCTGTAAGCAAATCTAAAGTAGTTTGTGGCATGCATATAGTTAACTGTTACTAATAGGGAAAACCATTCTATTTCATATATTCCTGCCCCCAGTCAGACGGGTGTGTGTTGAATAAAAATGCATATAGTTAACTGTTACTAATAGGGAAAACCATTCTATTTCATATATTCCTGCCCCCAGTCAGACGGGTGTGtgttgaataaaaatgaaaagtgcAAATTTGTTCAACTCTGCAGCAAAACATTCAGCATTGGTGAAAACAGACTGAATGTAGTATTGGGCCTAAACTGTTTCTAAGCTGCAACTGATACTCAGGCTTGCTTAGTTATACTTAAAAGAaaactacatttttaaaatgttagcaATACATTAATTCGGAAGAAAAGATACGCAAACCAACCTCTAAAACttctaaaatttaaaattctgtGTTATTTTATTCTGTAGGATGAAAACAAAACCAAACTGTATTAGTTGATCAGTGATTTATCTCAGGAATAAAAAGCAtgtttgtttctgtatttttctttccAGATGCATCTCTTTGCTTTCTTAGAAAATGGATAAGTATATGTAATGAAGCTTTTTTGACTTTCCCTCattgtctttctttttaaaatgtgtgcATATGTGGCTGTTTTATACTCTACATTGTTGGTCATAATTCTATTACTGACTGATTTTTTGGTGTGTGGATGTCTCTTTACctccatttccttttttaaaacctcCACTCTACACCActtataattttgttttaattttattatcaGTTTTTCATCTCTTTGGGAGACGCAGATGCATTATAATTCTAGTCAGAAAATTCTTTGGTGTCTTCCTTGACACAGAAAGGGTGTGGGTTATGGAGGTCAAGGGCAGAGGGGAAGGTATGCAGGATTGTACTTCTACACCAGGATATTTACTCTTTCATCATCGTGCTTGCCACCTAAGTCTTTATATAGCTAAACAAATTACCCTCACAATCCTATCCCAGTCTCCAACTGTACACTTAATTAGAAAAAAAGCTTCTCACTAACACCATTTTCATTCTTAACCAGCTGATCATCCTAAAAACAGAATTGATTAATTAATGGTAAGCACTTGTCATAGCCCGAATAAAATAATAAATGCAAGATGCCAGCACCaaaacacaaagcaaaacaaTCTCTTTTCAAAATAATCCCAGAGATAAGCTTAAAAATACAGAAATGCAACTTAAAAAAGCTTCGAATCATGAATAAGTCTACGAATTAGAAAGCAAGTGAATCAACTCTAAAATAATTAATACACATTAGCAATGTAGCTGGCAAACATTTAGGCAATGGAAAtcctgtgctttttttaaaaataaaatcaacttgGCTGCAAAGCGTGTGACATCATGGAAACAAAATAACTCAAAATGTTAGGAGTGGTGGGAAATCATTGTTGCTTCTGTCGCCAGCATCAGTCAGCTAAAAGCAATTTATGCACAACGATTAAATTATCCTGAAAGCAACATATCTACCAGTAAACACTTGGAAGTGATACAATACTCAAAAGGCATTTCTTATTCTGTGGAAGTCAACAGGAAGACACACCTTCTACAGAAGGTGGCATTTCTTCCAAGGACTCAACTTCCCTAAGAGTCATTCCCTTTCCATTGGGAATTTCAGCTGGCACACTGTCTTCAGTTGATGATGTGGCCTCCATATATTTGGAATCCTGAGCCTGGGTTCCAGCTTCTGCTTGCACTAAGTGCGCAGCAGACCACTGCTCTTGGACATGCTCTTGCTTAAGAGCTAGTGTTGGCTCCTCTTCATCAGACGCTGGACTCTCAACAACTTTTTCTACTCAAAGGAAGAAGTGGACATGTCAGGACAAGAGACAACACAGATGCTATAACAAAACAATTTTAATGGGACACTTTCAGCTctgttttgaggaagtaaccatgTCATTTAAACACAAATGTCAAACAGAATTTGGTTAAGTAACACTGCCTGAAAGATGGTAAAAAGAGAGTAGCTTACAAAGGAGTTAagcatttatttgaaaaaaaagattTCTCAGGACCATGGATGAAATTGGCAGAGTTACTACTGGACAAACGCTTTCAAAGCGCTAGCATGGTGTAAAATGGCATCACTTTCTTTGATTGCAAGCATATATTTTCATTACTATAACAGAAATAGTATATTTCTTTTGACCAAATGCAATCCATCTCGGAAACTGTTTTCATGGCAATTTACTTGGGAATTTAAAGCCTACTAAAATGGCAGAAATTCATGATGACAAAGTAACGGCTCACTGCTGCTACACttaatttccttttcatgtttCATTAGAAATTACTAATAAATGAGTAGACTCTTCCAGATTTGGATTTATTGACGTAGAGTTTTGGCATGTTTTGATGATTTATGGATATATTTACTTCTAGCACGGTAAAACACCTGCAGGTCACACTAACATTTTATGCATTTGTGATTAGTTTTGTGTGTCACAAAATCactttcagcttttttttaaagattagattatattccctacaatgtggaacaggcccttcggcccaacaagtccacacctccccttgaagcatcccacccagacccatccccctataacccacacacccctgaacactacaggaaatttagcatggctgatccacctagcctgagcatctttggactgtgggaggaaaccggagcacccggaggaagcccacgcagacacggggagaatatgcaaactccacacagacggtcgcccgaggttagaatcgagcccgggtccctggtgctgcgaggctgcagtgctaaccagagccaccgtgccgtctaAGCAATGAAGAAAAACACAATATATGCTGCTACGAAGCAGAGGTTGACATCTCTCtaataactaaaactgaaagcCCCCATAGAAACTCGCCTCACCTTATGATCTATTAAAGtaaatgtgaaaagtggtataacctgcctgtTACCTcacaatctgttataaaggagaagtgaaataaaatgaactcctgacagtcatGTTACAAACAACAAATAACAACTTATTTcttaaacaaataacaatttatatACCTAACTCTAACAGTTAACAAATGAACAGAACTACCAACAGACTGAATAACTTCCCCCCTAACTACTAATTATtcccaaatgaaacaaaattctaatggcattgtcgttccaataaatacaagtcctacTTATATAAACCAATGTAAtaaggaaaataatttaaaacttcGTCTCTTAAAATTACAGCCAGCTTAAGTCTCCTGGAATTTTCTTTACCTTCTTCGCTGTTCACCAGTCAGGAATGCCTTTCTCTGTTGAATTCCTCTGTCAGGAATGCGGTTCTTtgtcaaattcttgtgtcaggaatattagctaagagtgctgcTGTATCTTTAGTTTAGAAGGTGGTTTTTGgagagcttagagaattctgatagagtcagtgattttttttatagctgagagctgttctcttggcagatgacagctgactctcacactgattttcaaatgctcGCTTCTTTTATTctcttgatgacctattaatttcttataataggattggccctaggttgtcaaaaccatcggTTGGGTTTTCGTATCTaaggcctggtttaaattaattggttaagttcaaaaacctgttgtcttggtaaaaatgctgcattgcctgctaacagtataaccttttgatacaatgtttcaatttcaagaactctacATACCTATTGCTGCCT
The window above is part of the Stegostoma tigrinum isolate sSteTig4 chromosome 7, sSteTig4.hap1, whole genome shotgun sequence genome. Proteins encoded here:
- the LOC125454137 gene encoding microtubule-associated protein 2-like isoform X12 produces the protein MADDGKSEGSAPQWTSSTVLEAASHQFTTDFKEQSASGECISRTENGYSFRDNLAEAQDGGQAAYTLSQANGVNGKLTAKDGATAASGRSFDTKPIPAPEAEVISARIVQEVTAEAVAVLKGEQVKDNVPREQTSVEDSANLPPSPPPSPASEHFGPAEKEKVVESPASDEEEPTLALKQEHVQEQWSAAHLVQAEAGTQAQDSKYMEATSSTEDSVPAEIPNGKGMTLREVESLEEMPPSVEATKMDKLSTSGESSVTCGERLSLQEVSVAEFKEKNIPEQQKPDLPPFSTLEKYNDDIIQTTEEADSEKQALISAVLQTEPVPVSFKTEPRREELAASSVETATSHHANSLQSSLCEDECISIVAAENKAIHMQSGSAKKTDEIMKPQNTVAEALPGKSVSVQSKKSLDSSETPDASKQLSTGISDTDICKQKAISPNIEIPSAKDSLKDSEGASQKEQSITGVTVADDNYVLPPLEAKIDLAATSTSAPESKVQNVLQEKQQVLEELHIDKLPVIAHSAIEDKPIAFEGSSDKRKDTPDTIKLVENIADVFSMPEDRSECVEYTSTDTAEHHLEHVNGKPAVETMYGMTKLLQTEYSKHVSEQQPSNLLFKEIETNLEVAEVHQLPDAVTAQLYVEESNLNVQCGMHPITSDSLLSQDSMLERIKQEPCSMDSNIKKVGDTPMKTEEKSIQQEKEAEPQNVNLLSDSNVYPDKNAQSFTSLTVQNKKYDSFNVGSKVKMEEDQPEMSRYFETFVLKDDGENSTKPPEDGYYEMTISDENSSRLLHTVPQFSKGPHEKSEVDAHKVENDVSAEGIHYSTLAQTSVPVDVHANAPPVDVQAKVLPVEVKSAVENETHLPIQLSHLAKEERPAAISQQTYSSADANIDKELQKLVLNLPEASLDSVALEVETESQGPPESLSPLASDILACTRGMSLEESAEFFPVTTPAEEKQIYFPVEVEKDKTVSVAKEKSATESLQLDSQYAYPCTLKDDYKNDTVVVPDLPEMLDLGVTRTRLSSEGTEIEIVRRASMPCESTTENVASGSEALTESIKSIIKNVNQAEEMGYCVFEYSAPLPTPEEVKSPLEDGSIFLHQIRAASQTIDEESIRRQIDANKQKEDSHFRISTLSEDRELKIATILEAQSELKMDETISLSVSNQVTKLVSELDHLPDDPAQRESCTQNISITIDAQQVPKDISPIELPDKTENASKSSDLSDLPSNVAVLETSLKTRFIENKPSEKASPQEHLQLTMEDEPRHILPSDFTVPQGSFKLKTTDHQRSEKSVSVQEQARPKKALEDKPRPTLPRQDNVLDVDIEVDSIDHTIFQQTTPIQDSVHPKKIPEDESRPKLPSEEIVAESVSQKGPEKTASTQEPPQLQETVESKSSPLTKTDILEAGVKLEAAGQNISEKTAPIQEITPLSETAIVSTEPTLSSEDTVPKVGFEMEQIDQVTEKVGPAPETIQPNNIREIETKPGLPSNNIEPSGDIEIMHYDGKVIEKSPPVQGIIQTEKGVKDVVLPGLSNIVTECVIAPTEETIESKTRPAPSEVSKAESSGQQVHEAVPVQEPAEAQKAMKEEVKSNLLFDVPVPEIVLHEDPGDYEASENIPVEETEEDRGIVESVITVEDDIITVVQTTLEGGKDVGHNVRFAMPDDGDVEDVFTPSEQTRSTEGQIYESPAKAVQIALIPEKIEIPTDLREDESIDESVMDTDSLWMDTQDEESIILTQPAAVTKQEKAEKEFISLSSDKHRKGKVLKTGKNRVSTPERKIIKKDISTVSKEDKKRRKAYKKSELTKKSEIQTRSPSRKIILKPAVRYHRPTHVPCTKRKQTASGSVEGAYVIDQKFSVAKQPKERMTNSSALTKIPTSKLSSLLPERPNSTCSAARKAFIDLDYYPTRPSSAGPRDSLTEQPIRKDAAMRSPEKRSALPRPSSILSTRRAPPEEKDAHFVPVTSPVYPAPKRPTTIRTEPRNDQKGQGVTRSRVHTSAGSEPTRTRSARSGTATPSTPGSTAVTPGTPPSYSRTPGSRTPRTPGTPGAHKSPILVPTERKVAIIRTPPKSPLTPKQLRVINQPMPDLKNIKSKIGSIDNLKHQPRGGQVHIANVKPDFSHIQPKCGSLDNVRYSPLVGNVQIVTKKIDVSHITSKCGSFSNIHYRPGGGHVRIESQKLDFKEKAQSKVGSLDNTRHTPGGGNVKIESHKLSFRENAKARVDHGADIITQSPGRSGATTPHRLSNVSSSGSINLMESPQLATLADDVTAALAKQGL